A region from the Rhodamnia argentea isolate NSW1041297 chromosome 7, ASM2092103v1, whole genome shotgun sequence genome encodes:
- the LOC125315996 gene encoding uncharacterized protein LOC125315996, translating to MGRYVKNVPLPIRDFPNSLEDAALHGFLDPKRDKVTRWEDLAKAFVEQYQYNTEMAPTREVLSRTIKKRDESFRVFAHRWRALAAEVRPPLEEPEMISMFVKTLPNEFYQKLIGAGFQNFPLLVEAGERIEGGMHEGRIAEGKQLVTKEAARANPPKYRGFDLSKSRAFHTGERGHDVDGCYVLKHKVQDLVEGNRLSFKDFEPNVQRNPLPCHAPNVAIIEEVRSVTKKRFRIDVVEMYQALVSAGHYNGTDLIPIQEKRVRIAEMVRTGVIRATPNEVIGTSTPHVCLDPNETLIAMVELVVIDLTVVEDLGDYELEDEGHMVIDLTSEEFIRMGARLDASLGIVGSSLCPITVDTPSAVASEGAPVAIDNKEVARDYGTEALDSVTRTGRSYAPPGPSQKKPVTEAEAEHLLSVVKTSEFSVVDQLRKMPARISILELFQSSEKHKEALLKVLNEVHVPDTTGALRLEEFVGSILPNDQISFSDEDLPSGGPSHCNALHISITCRSGMISRVLIDNGSAVNICPPSTYRLLGFEESQMHPSRSNVRAFDGMSKNVLGEAKLEVLIGPSRFSMTFQVLDIPSSFNMLLGRPWIHMARAVPSSLHQKVRFIDNGQMITVNGEMDMRLPEGVVVSYIPPRAEDEAGYHTFEPVSTIHVPEDAVTQPPSLSGLALMSSAVLLQYGHIPGEGLGLYGRGITEPIRVEPDNGPFGLGYSGSRNRSDGPTARPVST from the exons ATGGGTCGGTACGTCAAGAATGTTCCTTTGCCGATACGTGACTTTCCGAACAGTTTGGAAGACGCAGCGCTTCACGGGTTCTTGGATCCGAAGCGAGATAAAGTTACAAGATGGGAAGATTTGGCTAAGGCATTCGTAGAACAATACCAATACAACACCGAGATGGCCCCAACAAGGGAAGTGTTGTCCCGTACGATCAAGAAGAGAGACGAgtcatttagggtttttgcacATAGATGGCGCGCTTTGGCTGCCGAAGTTCGCCCACCTCTTGAGGAACCCGAGATGATCAGCATGTTTGTAAAAACTCTTCCAAATGAGTTTTATCAAAAGCTCATTGGAgcaggatttcaaaattttcccttgcTCGTCGAAGCCGGGGAgagaattgagggtggaatgcaCGAAGGAAGAATAGCGGAAG GCAAACAGCTTGTGACTAAAGAAGCTGCTCGAGCTAACCCCCCGAAGTATCGTGGGTTCGACCTTTCCAAATCCCGCGCTTTCCAcacgggagaaagagggcacgaCGTTGACGGTTGCTACGTCCTCAAGCATAAAGTCCAGGATCTTGTAGAAGGAAATCGTTTGTCGTTTAAGGACTTCGAGCCGAATGTGCAGAGAAACCCGCTACCGTGCCACGCTCCAAATGTTGCAATCATTGAAGAGGTGAGAAGCGTCACCAagaagagattccgaatagatGTCGTGGAAATGTATCAAGCACTCGTTTCGGCTGGACATTACAATGGTACGGATTTAATCCCCATCCAAGAGAAGCGTGTACGCATCGCCGAGATGGTCCGAACCGGAGTAATTCGGGCTACCCCAAATGAAGTCATTGGCACTTCAACCCCTCATGTG TGCCTGGATCCGAATGAGACACTCATCGCTATGGTAGAGCTCGTGGTAATAGACCTCACTGTCGTAGAGGATCTAGGCGATTACGAACTTGAAGATGAGGGCCATATGGTTATTGATCTCACTTCCGAAGAATTCATCCGTATGGGGGCTCGGTTGGATGCTAGCTTGGGCATCGTGGGAAGCAGCCTATGCCCAATCACGGTTGACACACCATCGGCGGTTGCAAGTGAAGGCGCACCTGTCGCCATCGACAATAAGGAAGTGGCCCGGGACTATGGGACTGAGGCGCTTGATTCGGTCACCCGgacgggtcgttcttatgcacctcCAGGGCCGTCTCAGAAGAAACCCGTGACGGAAGCGGAGGCTGAACATCTTCTATCTGTTGTAAAAACTAGTGAATTCTCCGTGGTGGATCAGCTTAGAAAAATGCCGGCCCGCATTTCCATCCTCGAGTTATTCCAATCGTCGGAAAAGCATAAAGAAGCCCTTCTAAAGGTGCTTAACGAGGTGCATGTTCCCGATACTACCGGCGCACTCCGGTTGGAGGAATTCGTTGGCTCTATTCTACCGAatgatcaaatatcattttccGATGAAGATCTTCCGTCCGGTGGTCCTTCGCATTGCAATGCTCTCCACATCTCCATTACATGCCGAAGCGGAATGATTTCACGAGTCCTTATTGACAATGGGTCTGCGGTGAACATTTGCCCCCCGAGTACATACCGTCTACTGGGATTTGAAGAGTCGCAGATGCATCCATCTAGGTCGAATGTGAGGGCTTTCGATGGTATGAGCAAGAATGTCCTCGGTGAGGCTAAACTGGAAGTGTTAATTGGGCCTTCCAGGTTCTCAATGACGTttcaagtactggacattccatcttccttcaacatgcttCTGggtagaccgtggattcatatgGCTAGGGCTGTCCCTTCAAGCCTCCATCAGAAGGTTCGATTTATTGATAACGGTCAAATGATAACGGTTAATGGAGAAATGGACATGCGACTTCCCGAGGGAGTTGTCGTCTCATACATTCCGCCTAGAGCTGAAGATGAAGCCGGTTATCATACATTCGAACCGGTATCAACAATACATGTCCCGGAAGATGCCGTCACTCAACCCCCGTCGCTGTCCGGCCTCGCCCTTATGTCTAGCGCAGTGTTGCTTCAATACGGACATATCCCTGGAGAAGGCTTGGGATTGTATGGTCGTGGCATCACCGAACCCATTCGCGTAGAACCGGATAATGGTCCTTTCGGACTTGGTTATTCCGGAAGTCGTAATCGATCCGACGGCCCCACGGCTCGTCCTGTTTCGACGTAG